One Bacillota bacterium genomic window carries:
- a CDS encoding tetratricopeptide repeat protein, which produces MSKRDRHRARQAGQTARSGPRRDNLTNVFMIVVGLLVAVGLGVVIGIGVSGRGGSAARPGTSGSPSGSNGAPAGAAALEARLQQNPSDLEALTSLGNVYYAAGDYVKAISYYEQAVSLKPGDLAVVTDLGTAYYYSGNSDAALQKYDQVLKVDPKYQNALYNRVVVLLNGKKDKAGAAAAIQQYLAAYPTGSQADEVKKMLEQTK; this is translated from the coding sequence ATGTCCAAACGCGATCGCCATCGTGCCAGACAGGCCGGCCAGACCGCGCGTAGCGGGCCGCGCCGTGATAACTTGACCAACGTCTTCATGATCGTCGTCGGGTTGCTGGTGGCCGTCGGGCTCGGAGTGGTCATCGGCATCGGGGTGAGCGGGCGGGGTGGCTCGGCGGCCCGTCCGGGGACTTCGGGCTCGCCTTCCGGCTCCAACGGCGCGCCGGCTGGGGCGGCCGCTCTCGAGGCCCGGCTCCAGCAGAACCCGTCCGACCTGGAGGCCCTGACCTCGCTGGGCAACGTCTATTACGCCGCCGGGGACTATGTCAAGGCAATCAGCTATTATGAGCAGGCGGTATCCCTGAAGCCGGGCGACCTGGCCGTCGTGACCGACCTGGGCACGGCCTACTACTACTCGGGCAACTCCGACGCCGCCCTGCAGAAGTACGACCAGGTCCTGAAGGTCGACCCGAAGTATCAGAACGCCCTGTATAACCGGGTGGTCGTCCTGCTCAACGGGAAGAAGGACAAGGCCGGAGCAGCCGCTGCCATCCAGCAATACCTGGCCGCCTACCCGACCGGGAGCCAGGCCGACGAGGTCAAGAAGATGCTGGAGCAG